A portion of the Enterobacter sp. SA187 genome contains these proteins:
- the nirD gene encoding nitrite reductase small subunit NirD, protein MSQWNTICNIADIIPQTGVCALVNDQQVAIFRPRQDEEVFAISNIDPFFEASVLSRGLIAEHNGELWVASPLKKQRFRLRDGLCMEDESHSVAHFDARVKDGEVQVRC, encoded by the coding sequence ATGAGCCAGTGGAACACTATCTGCAACATCGCTGACATCATTCCGCAGACCGGCGTTTGCGCGCTGGTGAACGATCAGCAGGTGGCGATTTTTCGCCCGCGTCAGGACGAGGAAGTTTTTGCCATCAGCAATATCGACCCGTTTTTTGAAGCGAGCGTGCTGTCGCGCGGCCTGATTGCCGAGCACAACGGCGAGCTGTGGGTCGCCAGCCCGCTGAAAAAACAGCGTTTCCGTCTGCGGGACGGGCTGTGCATGGAGGATGAAAGCCACTCGGTCGCGCATTTTGACGCGCGGGTGAAGGATGGCGAAGTGCAGGTACGCTGTTAA
- a CDS encoding YhfL family protein yields MKKIIKITALIAAVTTLSACTGHVQNKANNCSYDYLLHPAISVSKIIGGCGPAAAQ; encoded by the coding sequence ATGAAGAAGATTATTAAAATCACTGCGCTGATTGCAGCTGTTACTACCCTCTCCGCCTGTACAGGTCACGTGCAGAACAAAGCCAACAATTGCAGCTACGACTACCTGCTGCATCCGGCCATTTCTGTTTCTAAAATCATCGGCGGCTGCGGCCCGGCGGCAGCACAGTAA
- the cysG gene encoding siroheme synthase CysG, protein MHHLPIFCQLRGRDCLLVGGGDVAERKARLLMEAGARLTVNALAFSPQFTVWANEGMLTLAQGDFNEALLDTTWLVIAATDDNDVNQRVSDAAEARRIFCNVVDAPKEASFIMPSIIDRSPLMVAVSSGGTSPVLARLLREKLEAVLPQHLGQLAGYAGKLRDRVKTHFDNVGERRRFWEKFFVNDRLAQSLANDDTQAISDVTEQLLNEPLDKRGEVVLVGAGPGDAGLLTLKGLQQIQQADVVVYDRLVSDDIMNLVRRDADRIFVGKRAGYHCVPQEEINQILLRAAQSGKRVVRLKGGDPFIFGRGGEELETLCHAGIPFSVVPGITAASGCSAYSGIPLTHRDYAQSVRLITGHLKTGGELDWANLAAEKQTLVFYMGLNQAATIQAQLIAHGMESDMPVALVENGTSVKQRVVSGSLNELGELATQVASPALIIVGRVVALRDKLNWFSNH, encoded by the coding sequence GTGCACCATCTTCCCATCTTTTGTCAATTACGCGGTCGTGACTGCCTGCTGGTCGGCGGTGGCGATGTCGCAGAACGTAAAGCCCGACTGTTGATGGAAGCCGGTGCGCGGCTCACCGTTAATGCGCTGGCCTTTTCGCCGCAGTTTACCGTCTGGGCAAACGAAGGCATGTTAACGCTGGCGCAGGGCGATTTTAATGAAGCGCTGCTCGACACCACCTGGCTGGTGATTGCCGCCACCGACGATAACGACGTCAATCAGCGCGTCAGCGATGCCGCCGAAGCGCGGCGTATTTTCTGCAACGTGGTGGATGCGCCGAAAGAAGCCAGTTTTATCATGCCGTCCATTATTGACCGTTCGCCGCTGATGGTGGCGGTCTCCTCGGGCGGCACCTCCCCCGTGCTGGCCCGTCTGCTGCGTGAAAAACTCGAAGCCGTGCTGCCGCAGCATCTCGGGCAGCTTGCGGGCTACGCGGGTAAACTGCGCGATCGCGTGAAAACCCACTTTGATAACGTGGGCGAGCGCCGCCGTTTCTGGGAAAAATTCTTTGTCAACGATCGCCTCGCCCAGTCGCTCGCCAACGACGATACTCAGGCCATCAGCGACGTCACCGAACAGCTGCTGAACGAGCCGCTGGATAAACGCGGCGAAGTGGTGCTGGTGGGCGCAGGGCCGGGCGATGCCGGGCTGCTGACCTTAAAAGGCCTGCAGCAGATCCAGCAGGCGGATGTAGTGGTGTACGACCGCCTGGTCTCCGACGACATTATGAATCTGGTGCGCCGCGACGCCGACCGCATTTTCGTCGGTAAACGCGCCGGTTACCACTGCGTGCCGCAGGAAGAGATTAACCAAATCCTGCTGCGCGCCGCGCAGTCCGGTAAACGCGTCGTGCGTCTGAAAGGCGGCGATCCCTTTATCTTCGGACGTGGCGGCGAAGAGCTGGAAACCCTGTGTCATGCGGGCATTCCCTTCTCGGTAGTTCCGGGGATCACGGCGGCATCCGGATGTTCAGCCTATTCTGGCATTCCGCTGACCCACCGTGATTATGCCCAGAGCGTGCGGTTGATCACCGGCCATCTGAAAACCGGCGGGGAACTGGACTGGGCCAACCTTGCCGCCGAAAAACAGACGCTGGTGTTTTACATGGGGCTGAATCAGGCCGCGACTATCCAGGCGCAGCTGATCGCCCACGGCATGGAAAGCGATATGCCGGTGGCGCTGGTGGAAAACGGTACTTCGGTTAAGCAGCGAGTGGTTAGCGGTTCGCTCAATGAACTGGGGGAACTGGCAACCCAGGTAGCAAGCCCGGCGCTGATTATTGTCGGTCGCGTGGTCGCCCTGCGCGATAAGCTTAACTGGTTCTCAAATCATTGA
- the nirC gene encoding nitrite transporter NirC: MFTDTINKCAANAARIARLSAQNPLGFWISSAMAGAYVGLGIILIFTLGNLLDPSVRPLVMGATFGIALTLVIIAGSELFTGHTMFLTFGVKAGTISHGQMWTILPQTWLGNLIGSVFVALLYNWGGGSLLPLDTSLVHTAALAKTTAPAGVLFFKGALCNWLVCLAIWMAVRTEGAAKFLAIWWCLLAFIASGYEHSVANMTLFALSWFGHHSEAYTLSGIGHNLLWVTLGNTLSGAVFMGLGYWYATPRAERPVPAKATLTETLGQ, from the coding sequence ATGTTTACCGACACTATCAATAAATGTGCCGCGAACGCGGCGCGAATTGCCCGGCTCTCGGCGCAAAATCCGCTCGGCTTCTGGATCAGCTCCGCTATGGCGGGCGCTTACGTGGGGCTGGGTATTATCCTCATCTTTACCCTCGGTAATCTGCTTGACCCCAGCGTTCGTCCGCTGGTGATGGGCGCGACCTTCGGGATTGCGTTAACGCTGGTGATTATTGCCGGTTCTGAATTATTCACCGGTCACACCATGTTTCTGACCTTCGGCGTCAAAGCAGGCACCATCAGCCACGGTCAGATGTGGACTATTCTGCCGCAAACCTGGCTCGGCAACCTGATTGGCTCGGTGTTCGTCGCGCTGCTCTATAACTGGGGCGGCGGCAGCCTGTTACCGCTGGATACCAGTCTGGTTCATACCGCGGCGCTGGCGAAAACCACCGCGCCCGCAGGCGTACTGTTCTTTAAAGGCGCACTGTGTAACTGGCTGGTTTGTCTGGCGATCTGGATGGCGGTACGCACAGAAGGCGCGGCAAAATTCCTCGCTATCTGGTGGTGCCTGCTGGCGTTTATCGCCTCCGGTTACGAGCACTCCGTTGCCAATATGACGCTGTTCGCCCTTTCCTGGTTTGGGCATCACAGCGAAGCCTATACCCTCTCCGGAATTGGTCATAACCTCTTGTGGGTAACCCTGGGCAATACTTTATCTGGTGCCGTATTTATGGGACTGGGTTATTGGTATGCTACTCCTCGTGCTGAACGCCCGGTACCGGCGAAAGCGACGCTCACGGAAACCCTGGGCCAATAA
- the trpS gene encoding tryptophan--tRNA ligase, protein MTKPIVFSGAQPSGELTIGNYMGALRQWVGMQDDYHCIYCIVDLHAITARQDPEKLRKATLDTLALYLACGIDPEKSTIFVQSHVPEHAQLGWALNCYTYFGELSRMTQFKDKSARYSENINAGLFDYPVLMAADILLYQTNQVPVGEDQKQHLELSRDIAQRFNAIYGDVFKVPEPFIPKSGARVMSLLEPTKKMSKSDDNRNNVIGLLEDPKSVVKKIKRAVTDSDEPAVVRYDVQNKAGVSNLLDILSAVTGKSIPELEQHFEGKMYGHLKGEVADAVSAMLTELQERYHRYRNDEAFLQKIMREGAEKASAHAAVTLKKVYEAIGFVAKP, encoded by the coding sequence ATGACTAAGCCCATCGTATTTAGTGGCGCACAGCCTTCAGGTGAACTGACCATCGGTAACTATATGGGTGCGCTGCGTCAGTGGGTAGGTATGCAGGATGATTACCACTGCATTTACTGCATCGTTGACCTGCATGCCATCACCGCCCGCCAGGATCCTGAAAAGCTGCGTAAAGCTACGCTCGATACTCTGGCGCTCTATCTGGCGTGCGGCATCGATCCGGAAAAAAGCACCATCTTCGTACAGTCCCACGTGCCGGAGCACGCGCAGCTGGGCTGGGCGCTGAACTGCTACACCTATTTTGGCGAGCTGAGCCGCATGACCCAGTTCAAAGATAAATCAGCGCGCTATTCCGAAAACATCAACGCCGGTCTGTTTGATTACCCGGTGCTGATGGCCGCCGATATTCTGCTCTATCAGACCAACCAGGTGCCGGTGGGTGAAGATCAGAAGCAGCACCTTGAGCTGAGCCGCGATATTGCGCAGCGCTTCAACGCCATCTACGGCGACGTCTTTAAAGTGCCGGAACCTTTTATTCCGAAATCCGGCGCGCGCGTGATGTCCCTGCTTGAGCCGACGAAAAAAATGTCCAAGTCCGATGATAACCGCAACAACGTTATCGGCCTGCTGGAAGATCCGAAGTCGGTCGTGAAGAAAATCAAACGTGCGGTAACCGACTCCGACGAACCGGCAGTCGTGCGCTATGACGTGCAGAACAAAGCGGGCGTTTCTAACCTGCTGGACATTCTCTCTGCCGTGACCGGTAAGAGCATCCCGGAACTGGAGCAGCATTTCGAAGGCAAAATGTATGGCCACCTGAAGGGCGAAGTGGCGGACGCGGTATCCGCTATGCTGACTGAGCTACAGGAACGCTATCACCGCTACCGCAATGACGAAGCCTTCCTGCAAAAAATCATGCGCGAAGGGGCGGAGAAAGCCAGCGCCCATGCCGCCGTGACGCTGAAAAAAGTGTACGAAGCCATTGGTTTTGTCGCGAAGCCGTAA